One window of Treponema denticola genomic DNA carries:
- the sbcD gene encoding exonuclease subunit SbcD, whose product MKILHTADLHLGKSLYESPQIERQKKMLDDIHKILLKDDYAALIIAGDIYDRSIPPAEYVALFDSFLSAVHKDCPNTAVFIIPGNHDSAERLSFGSKILSSSNIHIAADIGKLCSPIIIAQNGEKVQFFLMPFLHLGSFSEENSELKLTSQSEMAQEASRRLKEAVDTSMPSVLAAHIFTLNGESSSSERAFLGTAEYVSPALFDFFTYTALGHLHKMQKITDRMYYSGAPLTYAFDECSTEKVVLSVDIDCKTQGFPVRVEKIPISPLRKMSRLEGSFFDFFNTDKFDAYKDDFLEINLTGSAVIQSPMSLLQQKFPYLLNLHQEAVAAELKDEEQIHILKKNIEDEGVIFENFMLFEKAIDEEPSAKKQELFKSLCREQFT is encoded by the coding sequence ATGAAAATTTTGCATACCGCCGATCTGCATTTGGGGAAAAGCCTATATGAATCTCCCCAGATAGAAAGACAGAAAAAAATGCTCGATGATATTCATAAAATTCTTCTAAAAGACGATTATGCAGCCCTTATTATTGCAGGCGATATCTACGACCGTTCTATTCCTCCTGCAGAATATGTAGCTCTCTTCGATTCATTTTTATCCGCCGTCCATAAGGATTGTCCCAATACAGCCGTGTTTATCATACCCGGAAACCATGACTCCGCCGAAAGGCTCTCCTTCGGCTCTAAAATCTTAAGTTCGAGTAATATCCACATTGCTGCAGACATCGGCAAATTATGCTCGCCTATCATTATAGCACAAAATGGAGAAAAAGTTCAATTTTTTTTAATGCCTTTTTTACATTTAGGCTCATTTTCCGAAGAAAATTCGGAGTTAAAGTTGACATCTCAGTCCGAGATGGCTCAAGAAGCCTCCCGCCGCTTAAAAGAAGCCGTAGATACCTCAATGCCTTCGGTCTTGGCAGCCCATATTTTTACCCTAAACGGAGAAAGCTCCTCCTCTGAAAGAGCTTTTTTAGGCACTGCGGAATATGTTTCGCCCGCTCTATTCGATTTTTTTACCTATACGGCCTTGGGACACTTACACAAAATGCAGAAAATTACCGACAGAATGTACTATTCCGGAGCCCCCCTTACATACGCCTTTGATGAATGTTCAACCGAAAAGGTTGTGCTATCCGTAGATATAGACTGTAAAACGCAAGGCTTCCCGGTAAGGGTCGAAAAAATTCCGATTAGCCCATTGCGGAAGATGAGCCGTTTAGAGGGCAGCTTTTTCGACTTTTTTAATACGGACAAATTCGATGCATATAAAGACGATTTTTTAGAAATAAATCTTACAGGTTCTGCTGTTATTCAAAGCCCTATGAGCCTTTTGCAGCAAAAATTTCCCTATCTTTTAAACCTGCATCAAGAAGCCGTCGCCGCCGAATTAAAAGACGAGGAGCAAATTCATATATTAAAAAAGAACATTGAAGACGAAGGTGTCATCTTCGAAAACTTTATGCTTTTTGAAAAGGCCATAGATGAAGAGCCCTCCGCAAAAAAACAGGAGCTTTTCAAAAGCCTTTGCAGAGAGCAGTTTACATAA